The proteins below come from a single Dermacentor albipictus isolate Rhodes 1998 colony chromosome 7, USDA_Dalb.pri_finalv2, whole genome shotgun sequence genomic window:
- the LOC139047874 gene encoding rRNA-processing protein UTP23 homolog: MRINRYKRVQRHLSFYKNAFGFRPPYQILVDGTFCAAALKYKVNIRDQMPKYLGDEVKLCTTVCAVTETESLGPTLYGATLVVKQFSVRRCGHEKQPITAANCFHSMVRKRNPDHYMVATQDHDLSERLRALVGVPLLYLFNAITLEKPSEKSEKKGMEALRAQSEAPERQMEVVKQLKKQQNLLEDEAAAKRKRRKPAGPNPLSCKKPKKAPKRPSSDAVQAGSEAGRKRKRHKRVKLAKHVASELSKSSAE, from the exons ATGCGGATAAACCGTTACAAGCGGGTACAGAGGCACCTCAGCTTCTATAAAAATGCCTTCGGATTCCGACCACCGTATCAGATCCTCGTGGACGGCACGTTCTGCGCGGCTGCGCTCAAGTACAAAGTGAACATCAGGGATCAAATGCCAAA GTACCTCGGCGACGAAGTCAAACTCTGCACTACGGTCTGCGCCGTGACCGAGACGGAGAGCCTCGGCCCAACGCTGTACGGGGCCACGCTGGTCGTCAAGCAGTTTTCCGTCCGGCGCTGCGGCCACGAGAAGCAGCCCATCACGGCCGCCAACTGCTTCCACAGCATGGTGCGCAAGCGCAACCCGGACCACTACATGGTCGCCACGCAGGACCACGACCTCAGCGAGCGACTGCGCGCCCTGGTCGGCGTGCCGCTCCTCTACCTCTTCAACGCCATCACTCTCGAAAAGCCGTCGGAGAAGAGCGAAAAGAAGGGCATGGAGGCGCTGCGGGCGCAGTCGGAGGCCCCCGAGCGGCAGATGGAGGTCGTCAAGCAGCTCAAGAAGCAACAGAACCTCCTGGAGGACGAAGCGGCGGCCAAGAGGAAGCGGAGGAAGCCCGCGGGGCCCAACCCGCTGTCGTGCAAGAAGCCGAAGAAGGCCCCGAAGAGGCCGTCGTCTGACGCCGTGCAGGCTGGCTCGGAGGCTGGCAGAAAGCGAAAGAGGCACAAACGCGTCAAGCTTGCCAAGCACGTTGCGTCAGAACTTTCGAAGTCTTCTGCGGAGTAA